A window from Solanum stenotomum isolate F172 chromosome 5, ASM1918654v1, whole genome shotgun sequence encodes these proteins:
- the LOC125864228 gene encoding transcription repressor OFP13-like — MVDEVIEGLKIEKKRFFFEAGEKTSSILDVSSSKLSKSTSSKRLEFPPFNESCVITHMDSIDAYGETSTRSILKGSSSRLTKNDNSTSSNMVESLPFNDSSVITPSVMRVTSTDPYGYIKKYMETMVEENQGIKDWKESLKEICAWYLENNYNDKNIHKFIIGAFCDLWMSYSGTSTTNTPFGFSTSEPPSPYFMSLIEAEADQIIAASTSSVIS, encoded by the coding sequence ATGGTTGATGAAGTCATTGAAGGcctaaaaattgagaaaaagaggTTTTTTTTCGAAGCAGGTGAAAAAACTAGTTCAATTCTTGATGTATCATCatcaaaattgtcaaaaagtACTAGTAGTAAGAGGCTCGAGTTTCCACCATTTAATGAATCATGTGTTATAACACATATGGATTCGATTGATGCTTATGGGGAAACAAGTACTAGGTCAATTCTCAAAGGGTCATCATCAAGATTGACAAAAAATGATAATAGTACTAGTAGTAACATGGTTGAGTCTCTACCATTTAACGACTCATCTGTTATAACGCCTAGTGTTATGAGGGTAACTTCGACAGATCCTTATGGATATATCAAGAAATATATGGAAACaatggttgaagaaaatcaagggattAAAGATTGGAAGGAGTCTCTTAAAGAGATATGTGCTTGGTATTTGGAGAATAattataatgataaaaatattcataagtTTATTATTGGTGCATTTTGTGATTTGTGGATGAGCTATTCAGGtacttcaacaacaaatactCCATTTGGATTTAGTACTAGTGAACCTCCTAGTCCTTATTTTATGTCTTTGATAGAAGCTGAGGCTGATCAAATTATTGCAGCATCAACATCCAGTGTAATTTCATAA
- the LOC125865621 gene encoding 4-hydroxy-tetrahydrodipicolinate synthase, chloroplastic isoform X1: MSSSVIGRCHFGVEAAGTKSRRTAVWRSPRAAVIPSFHLPMRSYEVKNRTFAEDIKALRLITAIKTPYLPDGRFDLEAYDALVNLQIENGAEGVIVGGTTGEGQLMSWDEHIMLIGHTVNCFGGSIKVIGNTGSNSTREAIHATEQGFAVGMHAALHINPYYGKTSIEGMISHFESVLPMGPTIIYNVPSRTGQDIPPRVIQILAESPNLAGVKECVGNDRVKQYTSNGLVVWSGNDDECHDSRWDHGAAGVISVTSNLVPGLMRELMFGGKNPALNSKVMPLVEWLFHEPNPIPLNTALAQLGVVRPVFRLPYVPLTRAKREVFVKIVKEIGRENFIGERDVQVLDDDDFVLLGRY; the protein is encoded by the exons ATGTCATCATCAGTTATAGGTCGCTGCCATTTCGGCGTTGAAGCTGCCGGAACAAAGAG CAGGAGAACTGCAGTATGGAGGTCACCAAGAGCAGCTGTAATTCCAAGTTTCCACCTCCCAATGCGTAGTTATGAAGTTAAAAATAG GACATTTGCCGAGGATATAAAAGCACTTCGGTTGATTACTGCAATCAAAACCCCATATCTACCAGATGGAAGATTCGATCTTGAGGCATATGATGCCTTGGTAAATTTGCAAATTGAAAATGGCGCTGAGGGTGTGATTGTTGGTGGCACTACAGGTGAAGGTCAATTGATGAGCTGGGATGAACACATCATGCTCATTGGTCACACAGTGAACTGTTTTGGAggatcaatcaaagtcattGGGAACACAGGAAGTAACTCCACGAGGGAAGCAATCCATGCGACAGAACAGGGATTTGCTGTAGGTATGCATGCAGCTCTTCACATTAATCCCTACTATGGGAAGACCTCCATAGAGGGTATGATTTCTCACTTTGAAAGTGTGCTCCCTATGGGCCCTACTATCATTTATAATGTGCCATCACGAACTGGTCAAGACATTCCTCCACGTGTAATTCAGATATTAGCAGAGAGCCCTAATCTTGCCGGTGTCAAAGAGTGTGTTGGAAATGATAGAGTGAAGCAGTATACAAGTAATGGTTTGGTAGTGTGGAGTGGGAATGATGATGAATGCCACGACTCAAGGTGGGATCATGGCGCTGCAGGAGTTATTTCTGTTACCAGCAACTTGGTTCCTGGTCTGATGCGTGAACTAATGTTTGGAGGAAAGAACCCTGCTTTGAACTCAAAGGTAATGCCATTGGTTGAATGGTTGTTTCATGAACCAAACCCCATTCCTCTAAATACAGCTTTAGCTCAACTCGGAGTTGTGAGGCCTGTCTTCCGCCTTCCATATGTTCCACTTACAAGGGCAAAGAGAGAGGTGTTTGTGAAGATTGTCAAGGAAATCGGACGGGAAAACTTTATAGGGGAAAGAGATGTCCAAGTTTTGGATGATGATGATTTTGTTTTGCTTGGTAGGTATTAG
- the LOC125865621 gene encoding 4-hydroxy-tetrahydrodipicolinate synthase, chloroplastic isoform X2 encodes MSSSVIGRCHFGVEAAGTKRRTAVWRSPRAAVIPSFHLPMRSYEVKNRTFAEDIKALRLITAIKTPYLPDGRFDLEAYDALVNLQIENGAEGVIVGGTTGEGQLMSWDEHIMLIGHTVNCFGGSIKVIGNTGSNSTREAIHATEQGFAVGMHAALHINPYYGKTSIEGMISHFESVLPMGPTIIYNVPSRTGQDIPPRVIQILAESPNLAGVKECVGNDRVKQYTSNGLVVWSGNDDECHDSRWDHGAAGVISVTSNLVPGLMRELMFGGKNPALNSKVMPLVEWLFHEPNPIPLNTALAQLGVVRPVFRLPYVPLTRAKREVFVKIVKEIGRENFIGERDVQVLDDDDFVLLGRY; translated from the exons ATGTCATCATCAGTTATAGGTCGCTGCCATTTCGGCGTTGAAGCTGCCGGAACAAAGAG GAGAACTGCAGTATGGAGGTCACCAAGAGCAGCTGTAATTCCAAGTTTCCACCTCCCAATGCGTAGTTATGAAGTTAAAAATAG GACATTTGCCGAGGATATAAAAGCACTTCGGTTGATTACTGCAATCAAAACCCCATATCTACCAGATGGAAGATTCGATCTTGAGGCATATGATGCCTTGGTAAATTTGCAAATTGAAAATGGCGCTGAGGGTGTGATTGTTGGTGGCACTACAGGTGAAGGTCAATTGATGAGCTGGGATGAACACATCATGCTCATTGGTCACACAGTGAACTGTTTTGGAggatcaatcaaagtcattGGGAACACAGGAAGTAACTCCACGAGGGAAGCAATCCATGCGACAGAACAGGGATTTGCTGTAGGTATGCATGCAGCTCTTCACATTAATCCCTACTATGGGAAGACCTCCATAGAGGGTATGATTTCTCACTTTGAAAGTGTGCTCCCTATGGGCCCTACTATCATTTATAATGTGCCATCACGAACTGGTCAAGACATTCCTCCACGTGTAATTCAGATATTAGCAGAGAGCCCTAATCTTGCCGGTGTCAAAGAGTGTGTTGGAAATGATAGAGTGAAGCAGTATACAAGTAATGGTTTGGTAGTGTGGAGTGGGAATGATGATGAATGCCACGACTCAAGGTGGGATCATGGCGCTGCAGGAGTTATTTCTGTTACCAGCAACTTGGTTCCTGGTCTGATGCGTGAACTAATGTTTGGAGGAAAGAACCCTGCTTTGAACTCAAAGGTAATGCCATTGGTTGAATGGTTGTTTCATGAACCAAACCCCATTCCTCTAAATACAGCTTTAGCTCAACTCGGAGTTGTGAGGCCTGTCTTCCGCCTTCCATATGTTCCACTTACAAGGGCAAAGAGAGAGGTGTTTGTGAAGATTGTCAAGGAAATCGGACGGGAAAACTTTATAGGGGAAAGAGATGTCCAAGTTTTGGATGATGATGATTTTGTTTTGCTTGGTAGGTATTAG
- the LOC125865255 gene encoding F-box/FBD/LRR-repeat protein At3g26920-like: MNQISQLPAATNMDRISPAARNLDPISQLPAGMLEHILSFLPFEEAARMSGVSTTWKNTYNSLPCLNFERYFLNKPIEKLVNAVDPILTYRKNQKISVEKFSLHINQQWSSLLSNWIDTLVDCKSKELNLVLRSTRTGYTKLPEAIFNAKALKVLKLSEFHIELPSNSTIMFSSSLRELHLQCVYFDEEFMQALCTSCINLEVFMVRGLKGLTRFQTSLPKLKKLQVTAYYSKLRFVDIRSPNIEDLDVYGSNLSSNYFKNESDLNVVIITNCCKVLKSLQLNGLNGVAMTQKWFDEIFTCLHNIEKLDLGDCDMLKTVKISGVFLNQLRVYRCDNVIAIELDTPNLIEFSYDCSSLPNLKLKASASLEANIEFDSEGGETPNSDWYSKLVTFLDNFNHSMALELTCKSEKGLVIPKDVREHLFPPLYGTNRVKVRIHSPLISYSVVDILDGIFWLSPQLDTLSYSKFDLNTLEFSYEDALGEDEKFCCTSQPWNCWRHKLKQVRIHNFKHKEEKQKLKNYFSTNTDILEIIEVPPAHIDLECPGNKYIPKCPCPNSSD; encoded by the exons ATGAATCAAATTTCGCAGTTACCGGCGGCAACTAATATGGATCGAATTTCGCCGGCGGCACGTAATTTGGATCCAATTTCGCAGTTACCGGCGGGAATGTTAGAGCACATCTTGTCTTTCCTTCCTTTTGAAGAAGCTGCACGAATGAGTGGAGTATCAACGACTTGGAAAAATACATACAATTCACTCCCCTGTTTAAATTTTGAGAGGTATTTTTTAAACAAGCCAATAGAAAAACTTGTGAATGCTGTGGATCCAATTCTAACTTATCggaaaaatcaaaagatttctgtAGAAAAGTTTTCGCTACACATAAATCAACAATGGAGTAGTCTGCTTTCCAATTGGATTGATACACTCGTAGATTGTAAGAGCAAAGAGTTAAACCTAGTTTTAAGATCAACTAGAACCGGATACACGAAATTGCCTGAGGCAATTTTTAATGCCAAAGCACTAAAAGTGTTGAAATTGAGTGAATTTCATATTGAATTGCCATCTAATAGTACTATTATGTTTTCATCATCTTTGCGAGAGTTACACCTTCAATGTGTATATTTCGACGAGGAGTTTATGCAAGCTTTATGCACAAGTTGTATCAATTTAGAGGTTTTCATGGTGCGGGGCTTGAAAGGGCTTACTAGATTTCAAACTAGTTTACCTAAATTGAAAAAGCTACAGGTGACAGCGTATTATTCTAAATTACGATTTGTTGATATTAGATCACCTAATATTGAAGATCTTGACGTCTATGGCTCCAACCTCAGCTCCAACTACTTTAAGAATGAGAGTGATCTAAATGTAGTTATTATTACTAATTGTTGCAAAGTCCTTAAGAGTTTGCAGCTCAATGGCCTCAATGGTGTGGCCATGACCCAAAAATGGTTTGACGAAATTTTTACCTGCCTTCATAATATAGAGAAGTTGGATTTAGGTGATTGCGACATGTTAAAGACTGTGAAAATCTCAGGCGTCTTTCTCAATCAGCTGAGAGTATATCGTTGTGATAATGTGATTGCTATTGAATTAGACACTCCTAATTTGATAGAGTTCTCGTATGATTGTTCTTCATTACCGAATTTGAAACTAAAAGCTTCAGCTTCATTGGAAGCCAATATCGAATTCGACTCAGAAGGAGGAGAAACCCCTAACAGTGATTGGTACTCTAAGCTCGTGACATTTCTTGATAACTTCAATCATTCCATGGCTCTTGAATTAACATGCAAAAGTGAAAAG GGGCTAGTTATACCAAAAGACGTGAGAGAACACTTGTTTCCTCCCCTTTATGGAACTAATCGCGTGAAAGTACGCATTCATAGTCCATTGATAAGTTATTCAGTTGTAGATATTCTTGATGGTATTTTCTGGCTTTCTCCTCAATTGGACACCCTATCTTATTCCAAATTCGACTTGAACACCCTTGAG TTTTCATATGAAGATGCATTAGGTGAAGATGAGAAGTTTTGTTGTACATCTCAACCTTGGAATTGTTGGAGGCATAAGTTAAAGCAAGTCAGAATACACAACTTTAAACATAAGGAAGAAAAACAGAAGttgaaaaactatttttccACAAACACAGATATCTTGGAGATAATTGAGGTTCCCCCGGCACACATTGACCTAGAATGCCCTGGGAACAAGTACATACCTAAATGTCCATGTCCCAATTCCTCAGATTAA